GCCGTCGTCGGCGTGTTGCGCGCGGGGACGCCGGCCAACGCGCCGTAGCGTCCGCTCCACATCGACAGCTCCGCGACGTAGTCGACGTCGCGGGCGTGCTCGTGCACCGCGTCGACGACGATCGCGGCCAATCGCGCCGGCGACTCGACCCGGCGCAGCATGACGCCGCTGCGCGCCGCGCGCGACGCCATCAGCGCAACATCACCGGCCGGCACCGGCCACGAGCCGTACACCCGGCGATCGGTGCGCCGGCGCGGGATGGCCGCCGCCAGCGCGATGTCCTGCTGACTGCCGCCCGGCCCACAGATCTCCACGCTCGCCAGATGATCGGGTTCGTCCGGGTTGGGCAGCCGGTGCACGTGCGTCTGCCAGCCGAGCGCCGCGAGCGCGACTGTGAAGTGCTGCAGGGCGGCCCCGCAGCTGAGGATCAGGTCGCGCCGGGCCGGGTCCGTGTGCGGCAGATGACGTTCGGGATCGGCATAGAGGTGCACCGTGCCGTCACCGATCCGCCAGGCCCACGGCTGGGTGTTGTGGATCGAAGGCGCCCGGATGGCCAACGCGAGCGCAGCCAGGACGGTGGCCTGGTCCGGGAGCTGGTTTTCCATGGCTTCAGCCTGGCACCGCCGGGAGCGGCCCGCCACCGCGCGATGGTCCCCGATCGCGGGACATTGGTCCCTTCGCCCCGAGAAGGTCCGGGTCGGGTCAGAAAGTGCTGTGCCAGACCAGGGCGGCCGCCAGGGCGCCCATCCCGTTGAGGGACCAGTGCAGCGCGATCGGCGCGATGATGCTGCCGCTGCGGTTGCGCAACCAGGTGAAGACGAAACCCGCCGCCGCCGTCACCAGGACCGCGCCGACCACCCCGATCACCACGCCGAGCACCCCACCGCCGAACAGCCGGGTGAAGCCCACGTTGCTGGCGGTCAGGCCCATCGACGTGGCGATGTGCCACAGGCCGAAGAGCAACGAGCCGGCCGCCGCGACCCCGCGGAACCCCCACGCCCGGGTCAGGGCGCCCTGCAGGACGCCGCGGAAGGCGAGCTCCTCGGGGATGACGGTCTGCAGCGGGATGATCACCATCGAGGCGATCAGGGCACCCGAGAGGGTGGCGTAGTTGTTGTTCAGGAACAGCGGCCGGGTCATCGGCAACGCCACCCCGATCGCGATGACCGTCCCGACCACCAGCACGGCGGCCAGCGCGTAGCCGGCGCCGGACTTCCAGTGTTCCCGGCCCAGCCCCAATTCGGCCCACCCCAGCCCGCGCGAGCGCACCAGGATCACCAGGCCGATGGCCGCGGCCGGCACCGTGGCGATGTTCGCCCACGGGGTGGTGAAGTGGGCGATCAGGTTGGTCAACGCGAGCACCACGATGACGATCGCGATGTCGACATAGGTCCGGAACCGGTTCAGGGCCGTCAACTGGACGAGCAACGGATGCGGCGCATCCGTCGGCACGGCTACCGCGCTTGGCATGGACATAACCGGATCAGCGTACCTGCCGTCGACGGAGATCCTGGTCAGTCGCCGTGCGCGCTATTCGTTGTCGCCGCCGGTCGCCGAACCCGCCGCGGCGCCGGCGACCGTGCCGAGCCGGCGGGCGTCGGGCCACACCCAGTCGCGCACCTCCGGGATGTCGTCGCCGTGCGCGCGGGTGTATTCGCGCGCCGCGATCCGCTTGTCGGACATCTCCTGACGCAGGGTGGCGCAGGTGGACTGCAGCGACGGGACCCGGTCGATGACGTCCATCACCAGGTGGTAGCGGTCCAGGTCGTTGAGCATGACCATGTCGAACGGGGTGGTGGTGGTGCCTTCCTCCTTGTAACCCCGGACGTGCAGGTTCGGGTGGCCGGTCCGGCGGTAGGTCAGGCGGTGGATCAGCCACGGGTAGCCGTGATAGGCGAAGATGATCGGCTTGTCGCGGGTGAAGATCTGGTCGAACTCGCGGGCCGGTAGGCCGTGCGGGTGCTCGGTGCTGTCCTGCAGCCGCATCAGGTCGACGACGTTGACGAAGCGCACCCGCAGCCCCGGCAACCGGGTGCGCAGCAGGTCGGCCGCCGCCAGCGCCTCCAGGGTCGGGACGTCGCCGGCGGCCGCGAGGACGACGTCGGGATCGGTGCCGAGTTCCTCGCTGCCGGCCCAGTCCCAGATGCCCACGCCGCGGGTGCAGTGCGCCACGGCCTGCTCCATGGTCAGGAAGTTGGGCGCGGGCTGCTTGCCGGAGACCACCACGTTGACGTACTGCCGCGAGCGCAGGCAGTGGTCATAGGTGGACAGCAAGGTGTTGGCGTCCGGCGGCAGGTAGACCCGCACCACGTCGGCACTCTTGTTCACCACGTGGTCGATGAAGCCGGGGTCCTGGTGGGAGAAGCCGTTGTGGTCTTGGCGCCAGACATGACTGGACAACAGGTAGTTCAGGCTGGCGATCGGCCGGCGCCACGGGATGTGGTTGGTGACCTTGAGCCACTTGGCGTGCTGGTTGAACATCGAGTCGATGATGTGGATGAACGCCTCGTAGCAGTTGAACATCCCGTGTCGGCCGGTCAGCAGGTAGCCCTCCAGCCAGCCCTGACACTGGTTCTCCGAGAGCATCTCGACCACCCGGCCCACCCGGGCGAGGTGGTCGTCGACCTCGGGGGAGTCGAACTCGGCGTTCCACTGCTTGTCGGTGGCCTCGTACACGGCCTGCAGCCGGTTCGACGCGGTCTCGTCGGGACCGAAGATGCGGAAGTTGTCCGGATTCGACCGCACCACGTCGGCCAGCCACTGGCCGAGGACCTTGGTGGCCTCGGCGACCGTGCCACCCGGCGCGGGTACGTCGACGCCGAAGCGCCGGAAGTCGGGCAGCCGCAGGTCTTTGAGGAGCAGGCCCCCGTTGGCGTGCGGGTTGTCGCTCATCCGTAGCCGGCCCGGCGGCGCCAGCTCGGCGATGTCGGCCTGCAGCCGGCCCTCGGCGTCGAACAGTTCGTGGGGCCGGTAGGAGGCCAGCCAGTCGGCCAGCACCGCAAGGTGTTCCGGGGTGTCCTTGGCGTTCGACAGCGGCACCTGGTGGGCCCGCCAGGAGCCGGTGGTCTTCTTGCCGTCGATCTGCGCCGGGCCGGTCCAGCCCTTGGGCGTCCGGAACACGATCATCGGCCAGCGCGGCCGGTCCTCGTCGCCGGCGGCGGCGCGGGCCTTGATCGCGGCGATCTCGTCGAGAACCTCGTCGAGCAGCGCGGCGAAGCGGCGGTGCGCCTCGGCGGGTGCCGCCGCGGGGTCCTGCGGGTCGTCGGGTACCTCGAAGAAATACGGGCGGTGGCCGTAGCCGATCATCAGGCTGCGCAGTTCCTCCTCCGGAATGCGCGCCAGCACAGTCGGATTGGCGATCTTGTAGCCGTTGAGGTGCAGGATGGGCAGCACCACGCCGTCGGTGCGCGGGTTGGCCAGCTTGTTGGAATGCCAGCTGGTGGCCAACGCCCCGGTCTCGGCCTCGCCGTCGCCGATGACGGTCGCGACCAACAGGTCGGGGTTGTCGAAGGCCGCGCCGTAGGCGTGCGACAGCGCGTAGCCGAGTTCGCCGCCCTCGTGGATGGAGCCCGGTACCTCCGGTGCCACATGCGACGGGATGCCGCCGGGGAAGGAGAACTGCCGGAACAGCCGGCGCAGCCCCTCCTCGTCCTGGGAGACGTCGGGGTAGAGCTCCGAATAGGTGCCGTCCAGGTAGGAGTTGGCCACCAGGCCGGGTCCGCCGTGGCCGGGGCCGGTGACGTACATGGCGGGCTGGCCGCGTTGCCTGATCACGCGGTTGAGGTGGGCGTAGAGGAAGTTCAGCCCCGGTGTGGTGCCCCAGTGGCCCAGCAGGCGCGGCTTGACGTCCTCGGCGGTCAACGGGGTGCGCAGCAGGGGATTGCGCAGCAGGTAGATCTGACCCACCGACAGGTAGTTCGCCGCGCGCCACCACCCGTCGATCCGGTCGAGGGTCGTCTCGTCGGGCTCGGTGCTCTCCGCGGTGGTCCAGGCAGTCATGTCCGCCGGCATTCCCCCATCTCACCGCGAACTACACCTCGGCGGTCCGGAATCGCCGGATGTTCACCCGCAACACACCAGCGGCCCACCGGTTGGTTGGGAGCGGGTCGCTGCGGATATCGTTGCTGCCACAGCGAAAGTTGAGGTGCGATGTCGGGCGACAATTCTCTGTTGGCGGGGCTGCGAGTCCTGGACCTGGCCTGCGGCGCGGGCGATGCCGTGGGCCGCATACTGGCCGACCTCGGGGCCGATGTGATCAAGGTCGAACCGCCCGGCGGGAGTCCGGCGCGTCACACCGCGCCGCGGCTGGCGGGCACCGGCATCGCCTTCGCCGTCCACAACGCGAACAAGGGCAGTGTCGTCCTGGACCCCGCCGCCGACGGGGACCGGGACCGATTGCTGCGGTTGGCCGGCGAGGCCGACATCGTCATCGATTCGGGCATCCCGGGACAGGCCGCCGCATACGGCACCTCCTGCGCCGAGCTCGCCGACCGGTTCGACCATCTGGTCGCGCTGTCGGTGACCGACTTCGGCGCGGCGGGCCCGCGGGCGCACTGGCAGGCCACCGACGCGGTGCTGTACGCGCTGTCCTCGGCCCTGTCGCGGTCCGGGCCGGCGACGGGCACCCCGGTGCTGCCGCCGGACGGTATCGCCTCGGCCACCGCGGCCGTGCAGGCCACCTGGGCCACGTTGGTCGCCTACTACCACCGGTTGCGCACCGGCCGCGGCGACTACATCGACTTCGCCCGGTTCGAGGCGGTCCTGCTGGCGCTCGACCCGCCGTTCGGTTCGCACGGGCAGGCCGCGGCCGCCGGCGGAGCCGAGAAGTGGCGGGGCCGTCCGCGCAATCAGGACGCGTACCCGATCCTGCCGTGCGCCGACGGTTATGTGCGCATGGTGGTCCTGGCGCCGCGGCAATGGCACGGGCTGCGGGCCTGGCTGGGGGAGCCCGAGCAGTTCCAGGACCCCAAGTACGACACGATCATCGAGCGGTTCCTGGCCTGGAAAGAGATCGGCGCGCTGCTGATCGAGAAGTTCGCCACCATGACCATGACCGAGATCGCCGATGCCGCACAGGCTTACGGCGTTCCGGTGGCCGCGGTGCTCGACCCCTCCGATGTCGGTGACTCGGAGCACTTCGCCGCCGTCGGCGCGTTCACCGAAACCGAACTGGTGCCCGGCGCCGGCGCACGG
This DNA window, taken from Mycolicibacterium sp. MU0050, encodes the following:
- a CDS encoding phosphoketolase family protein, coding for MTAWTTAESTEPDETTLDRIDGWWRAANYLSVGQIYLLRNPLLRTPLTAEDVKPRLLGHWGTTPGLNFLYAHLNRVIRQRGQPAMYVTGPGHGGPGLVANSYLDGTYSELYPDVSQDEEGLRRLFRQFSFPGGIPSHVAPEVPGSIHEGGELGYALSHAYGAAFDNPDLLVATVIGDGEAETGALATSWHSNKLANPRTDGVVLPILHLNGYKIANPTVLARIPEEELRSLMIGYGHRPYFFEVPDDPQDPAAAPAEAHRRFAALLDEVLDEIAAIKARAAAGDEDRPRWPMIVFRTPKGWTGPAQIDGKKTTGSWRAHQVPLSNAKDTPEHLAVLADWLASYRPHELFDAEGRLQADIAELAPPGRLRMSDNPHANGGLLLKDLRLPDFRRFGVDVPAPGGTVAEATKVLGQWLADVVRSNPDNFRIFGPDETASNRLQAVYEATDKQWNAEFDSPEVDDHLARVGRVVEMLSENQCQGWLEGYLLTGRHGMFNCYEAFIHIIDSMFNQHAKWLKVTNHIPWRRPIASLNYLLSSHVWRQDHNGFSHQDPGFIDHVVNKSADVVRVYLPPDANTLLSTYDHCLRSRQYVNVVVSGKQPAPNFLTMEQAVAHCTRGVGIWDWAGSEELGTDPDVVLAAAGDVPTLEALAAADLLRTRLPGLRVRFVNVVDLMRLQDSTEHPHGLPAREFDQIFTRDKPIIFAYHGYPWLIHRLTYRRTGHPNLHVRGYKEEGTTTTPFDMVMLNDLDRYHLVMDVIDRVPSLQSTCATLRQEMSDKRIAAREYTRAHGDDIPEVRDWVWPDARRLGTVAGAAAGSATGGDNE
- a CDS encoding CPBP family intramembrane glutamic endopeptidase; protein product: MPSAVAVPTDAPHPLLVQLTALNRFRTYVDIAIVIVVLALTNLIAHFTTPWANIATVPAAAIGLVILVRSRGLGWAELGLGREHWKSGAGYALAAVLVVGTVIAIGVALPMTRPLFLNNNYATLSGALIASMVIIPLQTVIPEELAFRGVLQGALTRAWGFRGVAAAGSLLFGLWHIATSMGLTASNVGFTRLFGGGVLGVVIGVVGAVLVTAAAGFVFTWLRNRSGSIIAPIALHWSLNGMGALAAALVWHSTF
- a CDS encoding Acg family FMN-binding oxidoreductase, coding for MENQLPDQATVLAALALAIRAPSIHNTQPWAWRIGDGTVHLYADPERHLPHTDPARRDLILSCGAALQHFTVALAALGWQTHVHRLPNPDEPDHLASVEICGPGGSQQDIALAAAIPRRRTDRRVYGSWPVPAGDVALMASRAARSGVMLRRVESPARLAAIVVDAVHEHARDVDYVAELSMWSGRYGALAGVPARNTPTTAPHAPVPGRVFASPALAQPAGAAPDLDAGVVLALGTAGDDPVSILRAGEATALVLLTATALGLSSCPITEPLELPTTRDLVRNTVLDRDCVPQMLLRVGWAPLNADPLPATPRRPLTEVVRRLDGAPID